Proteins from one Penicillium digitatum chromosome 2, complete sequence genomic window:
- a CDS encoding Homocysteine synthase CysD → MSENLHFDTLQLHAGHEPDSATNSRAVPIYATSSYVFNDSAHGARLFGLKEFGNIYSRMMNPTVDVFEKRIAALEGGAAAVAASSGQAAQFMAISALAHAGDNIVSTTNLYGGTFNQFKVMLPRMGITTKFVQGDNPEDIAAAIDDRTKAIYLESIGNPRYNVPDFEAIAKAAHEKGVPVVVDNTFGAGGYFVRPIDHGADIVVHSATKWIGGHGTTIAGVVVDSGKFDWGKNAARFPQFVEPSEGYHGLKFWETFGSLAYAIRVRVEILRDVGSTLSPFAAQQLILGLETLSLRCERHATNATALAKWLQKNENVSWVSYLGLEDHPSHDLAKKYLPRGFGGVLSVGIKGGASAGAQVVDNFKLISNLANVGDSKTLAIHPWSTTHEQLTEQERRDSGVKEDGIRISVGTEYIGDIIADFEQSFQASKALPDRTA, encoded by the exons ATGTCTGAGAATCTCCACTTTGACACTCTGCAGCTTCATGCTGG TCACGAACCCGATTCAGCCACAAACTCTCGCGCCGTCCCAATTTATGCAACTAGCTCTTACGTCTTCAATGACTCGGCCCATGGCGCGAGGCTCTTCGGCCTCAAGGAGTTCGGCAACATCTACAGCCGAATGATGAACCCTACAGTCGACGTCTTTGAGAAGCGAATTGCAGCCCTGGAAGGTGGTGCTGCCGCCGTTGCTGCCTCATCCGGCCAAGCAGCCCAATTCATGGCCATCTCAGCCCTCGCCCATGCTGGGGACAATATTGTCTCCACGACCAACCTGTACGGCGGCACCTTTAACCAGTTCAAAGTTATGCTCCCGCGCATGGGAATCACTACAAAGTTCGTCCAGGGTGACAACCCTGAAGATATTGCTGCCGCTATTGATGACCGTACCAAGGCGATCTACCTTGAGTCAATTGGCAACCCCCGCTACAATGTTCCGGACTTTGAGGCCATTGCCAAGGCTGCACATGAGAAGGGTGTTCCGGTTGTG GTTGATAACACCTTCGGTGCGGGTGGCTACTTCGTTCGCCCAATTGACCACGGTGCCGACATCGTCGTACACAGTGCTACAAAGTGGATCGGTGGTCATGGTACCACAATTGCTGGAGTCGTGGTTGACAGTGGAAAGTTTGACTGGGGCAAGAACGCTGCTCGGTTCCCCCAATTCGTCGAGCCATCCGAAGGTTACCACGGGTTGAAGTTCTGGGAAACCTTTGGCTCGCTTGCTTATGCTATCCGAGTGCGTGTGGAGATCCTGCGCGACGTTGGTTCTACTCTGAGCCCCTTCGCTGCCCAGCAGTTGATTCTCGGCTTGGAGACTCTGAGCCTGCGATGCGAGCGACACGCAACTAACGCTACCGCCCTGGCTAAATGGCTGCAGAAGAACGAGAATGTGAGCTGGGTGTCATACCTTGGTTTGGAAGATCACCCTAGTCATGATCTCGCAAAAAAGTACCTGCCCCGCGGCTTTGGTGGTGTGCTATCTGTGGGCATCAAGGGTGGCGCTTCCGCTGGTGCTCAGGTCGTTGACAACTTCAAGTTGATTTCGAACCTTGCCAA TGTCGGCGATTCCAAGACTCTCGCTATCCACCCTTGGTCCACCACCCATGAACAGCTCACGGAGCAGGAACGTCGTGACTCCGGTGTCAAAGAAGATGGAATCCGGATCTCGGTTGGCACCGAGTACATTGGCGATATTATTGCTGACTTTGAGCAGTCGTTCCAGGCATCAAAGGCTCTGCCGGATCGTACTGCTTAG